In Paenibacillus sp. G2S3, a single window of DNA contains:
- a CDS encoding ABC transporter permease gives MDKILTIAWNMVKRTIGTRKGVLIYILLPCIVLAGIVSVTGTMGESPAVVLYSNMDNGAAGKHLLTELKNTGEYKFVEKTDETALREGVVEQNGEAGILIPAGFTSALLAGEDPQISVYELKTNETSVTIKLKASAIADEMRSTAAIIGAANEGSSDTDAQFNTVMQRAEQHSVGSIRTDYNLYPREGLGVVTGLTLMFLMSLVTSSVSLIMDDRKGRTMMRMFSAPVRSYEIAIGNFLGSFMVGLIQIVVVLALGRWVLHYDYEVPIYLYFLVLAAFMLVSMGIASTVAGLIRNPNNAGMLNSLIITPTCMLGGCFWPLSIMPDYMQKAANFVPQKWAIQAVDIAATGGGWNELWLPFAILGLMAAVLLAIGSAILRPSEAGINA, from the coding sequence ATGGATAAAATCTTAACGATTGCCTGGAACATGGTGAAACGAACCATTGGTACTAGGAAGGGTGTGCTCATCTATATTCTGCTTCCTTGTATTGTACTCGCAGGTATAGTTTCCGTTACTGGAACGATGGGGGAGAGCCCAGCTGTTGTGCTGTACTCTAATATGGATAACGGGGCTGCAGGTAAGCATTTGCTCACTGAACTAAAGAATACTGGAGAATATAAATTTGTAGAAAAGACTGACGAGACTGCCTTAAGAGAAGGCGTTGTGGAACAGAATGGAGAAGCGGGAATTCTGATTCCAGCGGGCTTCACATCGGCACTACTTGCCGGGGAAGACCCACAAATTAGTGTATATGAGCTTAAGACGAATGAAACTTCCGTTACGATTAAATTAAAAGCGAGCGCAATTGCTGATGAAATGCGGAGTACCGCCGCGATCATTGGAGCAGCTAATGAGGGATCTAGCGACACTGACGCACAGTTCAATACGGTCATGCAAAGAGCAGAACAGCACAGTGTAGGCAGCATTCGAACCGATTATAATTTATATCCTCGTGAGGGACTGGGAGTCGTTACGGGCTTAACGCTAATGTTCCTCATGAGTCTGGTCACGAGCTCTGTGTCTCTGATTATGGATGATCGAAAAGGGCGGACCATGATGCGGATGTTCAGTGCTCCGGTTCGTTCTTACGAGATTGCGATTGGTAACTTTCTGGGTAGCTTCATGGTCGGTTTGATTCAAATTGTCGTAGTACTCGCTTTAGGTCGCTGGGTGCTGCACTATGATTATGAAGTTCCAATCTATCTATATTTCCTTGTTCTTGCGGCATTTATGCTGGTGTCTATGGGTATCGCGAGTACAGTGGCAGGGTTAATTCGTAATCCTAATAATGCGGGCATGCTGAATTCCCTTATTATCACACCGACTTGTATGCTTGGAGGCTGCTTCTGGCCGTTATCTATTATGCCGGACTATATGCAGAAGGCGGCTAACTTTGTTCCGCAAAAATGGGCTATCCAAGCGGTAGATATCGCTGCAACCGGTGGGGGCTGGAATGAGTTATGGTTACCTTTTGCCATCTTAGGACTTATGGCCGCCGTGCTGTTGGCGATTGGTTCTGCCATTCTCCGCCCAAGCGAAGCGGGAATCAACGCATAG
- a CDS encoding ABC transporter ATP-binding protein, whose product MAIAVLTDVVKRYEGKLTVDHVNMTIEEGEIFGLLGPNGAGKSTTISMICGLLKIDGGDILIDGLPVSSKSLEVKKRIGLVPQELALYDTMTAADNVTFFGRLYGLRGKLLKERVEEALAFTGLSDRAKEKPSTFSGGMKRRLNIACAVMHRPKLIIMDEPTVGIDPQSRNHILESVKELNRLGSTIIYTSHYMEEVAAICDRVAIMDKGHIIACGTEKELRERVAKEEKIIIKAANITPELVQELTLHPRIRRVEAKEDVVELFLPSSQGELQDILFIFAKHKGIIGSLNIEEPDLETLFLNLTGRTLRD is encoded by the coding sequence ATGGCAATCGCCGTATTAACCGATGTGGTGAAACGATATGAAGGTAAATTAACAGTAGATCATGTGAATATGACGATAGAAGAAGGAGAGATTTTTGGCTTACTTGGCCCGAACGGAGCGGGTAAAAGTACAACGATCAGTATGATCTGCGGCTTGCTTAAGATTGACGGGGGAGACATTCTTATCGACGGTCTGCCCGTGTCCTCGAAATCGCTTGAGGTGAAGAAAAGAATTGGTTTGGTTCCACAGGAGTTAGCCTTATACGACACGATGACAGCGGCGGATAACGTTACCTTTTTCGGAAGATTGTATGGTTTGCGTGGCAAGCTTTTGAAGGAAAGGGTAGAAGAGGCTCTTGCGTTCACAGGCCTAAGCGATCGTGCCAAAGAGAAACCCTCAACCTTCTCCGGAGGGATGAAAAGACGTCTGAATATTGCCTGCGCTGTTATGCATCGTCCGAAGCTGATTATTATGGATGAACCTACCGTGGGGATTGATCCGCAATCTCGTAATCATATCCTTGAATCGGTTAAAGAGCTCAATCGACTCGGCTCAACGATTATCTATACCAGTCACTATATGGAGGAGGTTGCGGCCATTTGTGATCGGGTAGCTATTATGGATAAAGGGCATATCATTGCTTGCGGCACGGAAAAAGAACTGCGAGAACGGGTTGCCAAGGAAGAAAAAATCATCATTAAAGCTGCTAATATCACACCGGAGCTTGTCCAAGAGCTGACCCTTCACCCTAGAATTAGACGCGTAGAAGCAAAGGAAGATGTAGTCGAGCTGTTTCTGCCCTCTTCACAAGGGGAACTTCAGGATATCCTTTTTATTTTTGCCAAGCATAAGGGAATTATTGGCTCACTAAATATTGAAGAACCTGATCTGGAAACGTTGTTTCTTAACTTGACCGGGCGGACCTTACGAGATTAA
- a CDS encoding M23 family metallopeptidase, whose translation MKKIAAGLAVMLLAVTIFQPSDGYAKKTSVAEIDKQLKQLQKEVQEAKAQQEKAASQTQEAQHYKNKTNLNLQYVLEQVDQVKGKMTEISTKISDTEQSLNVTATELDKAEVRVSSREEVLGSRVRLMYTDGAVSYLDVLLSSTSFADFLDRADSLKMIVDQDQELLVQHKLDKQTVIEKKQELEGQYAQAKQLYTSLEQQRSLLKEKEAEKQELIAFYDKQIQESDDLNEEQNEKLVKLASERSALETQKDKIKAEEAARKAAAAKAEAARRAAEAAKRAAAAASKGSSSSSSSDTGYSGGDGPFLLPVGSARISSSYGPRTHPITGEKGKVHTGVDFAVPQGTSIHAADSGTVIIAEWMSGYGYCVIIDHGGGVWTLYGHIRKGGIRVSSGDRVSRGDVIAESGSTGNSTGPHLHFEVRIDGKTVNPMPYL comes from the coding sequence TTGAAGAAGATTGCCGCCGGACTAGCCGTAATGTTACTAGCTGTCACTATATTCCAACCCTCTGACGGATATGCCAAAAAAACAAGTGTTGCCGAAATTGACAAGCAGTTAAAGCAGCTGCAAAAAGAGGTACAGGAAGCTAAGGCGCAGCAGGAAAAAGCGGCGTCCCAAACGCAGGAAGCACAGCATTATAAGAATAAAACGAATCTTAATCTGCAGTATGTCTTAGAGCAAGTGGATCAGGTTAAGGGCAAAATGACCGAAATCTCTACCAAAATTTCCGATACAGAACAATCTTTGAATGTGACGGCAACGGAATTGGATAAAGCAGAAGTACGAGTCTCCTCCAGAGAGGAAGTCTTAGGGTCACGTGTTCGGTTAATGTATACCGATGGAGCGGTTTCTTACTTGGATGTGTTGCTCTCATCGACAAGCTTCGCTGATTTTCTAGATCGCGCGGATTCACTTAAGATGATCGTGGATCAGGATCAGGAGCTGCTAGTGCAACATAAGCTGGACAAGCAGACGGTGATAGAGAAGAAACAAGAGCTTGAGGGACAATACGCTCAAGCCAAGCAGCTGTACACTTCTTTGGAGCAACAGAGAAGTCTGCTGAAGGAGAAAGAAGCTGAGAAGCAGGAGCTTATCGCATTCTACGACAAGCAAATTCAAGAAAGCGATGATTTGAACGAGGAGCAGAATGAGAAGCTGGTCAAATTGGCAAGCGAACGTTCTGCGCTAGAAACGCAAAAGGATAAGATTAAGGCAGAGGAAGCGGCTCGTAAAGCAGCAGCGGCTAAGGCGGAAGCGGCTCGTCGAGCTGCGGAGGCTGCCAAGAGGGCTGCAGCTGCAGCTAGTAAGGGAAGCAGTAGCTCCAGCTCTAGTGATACGGGATACTCAGGTGGAGATGGACCGTTTCTACTTCCTGTAGGTTCAGCAAGAATCTCATCCTCTTATGGACCACGGACACATCCGATCACAGGCGAAAAGGGCAAAGTACACACCGGGGTTGACTTTGCTGTTCCACAAGGAACCAGTATTCATGCTGCGGATTCCGGAACAGTAATCATAGCTGAATGGATGAGCGGCTATGGATATTGTGTGATTATTGATCATGGAGGCGGCGTTTGGACCCTCTACGGACATATACGCAAAGGTGGTATTCGAGTTAGTTCTGGCGATAGAGTCAGTCGCGGAGATGTGATTGCTGAATCTGGTTCCACAGGTAATTCAACGGGTCCTCACCTTCACTTTGAAGTGCGGATTGATGGTAAGACAGTAAATCCTATGCCTTATCTCTAA
- a CDS encoding PDZ domain-containing protein: protein MNVIQDWLGSLGTAFLHLLIQPYYYIAIIFIALYYRRQVALERKLIHVKLHSWGQETWRTVWSGLVMGLVVSIAAILLGVSLSGTAVACIWVVSVLLSLLRVRYLCFAYSIGLLGVIQFVLSFFPDALHSGTVGNITTAIREMDIPALLVLAALLHMAEALLARWQGAKLATPLFLKGKRGMVVGGYQLQAFWPLPLFLLIPSGAGTDLPWQSLLGGGLGIVSLPVIIGFSEMTQGMLPGRKAARTSGRLLIYSIVLLGLSLLAAWWSPLTLLAALAAMVLHEGLSWYSALEERSISPIFVHPPRGRKVLAVLPGSPGQELGILPGEILLKVNGVLLTDAAQLHEALRMNPAFCKLEVQNREGESKYLQSPIYDGDHHQLGIILVPETDGAVTAEAKPSSIFSIIAMKTGTRSRNLPSGRLKRNKAAEAKKESAEG from the coding sequence TTGAATGTGATTCAGGATTGGTTAGGAAGCTTGGGCACTGCGTTCTTACACTTATTGATCCAGCCATATTACTATATTGCTATTATATTTATTGCGTTGTATTACCGTCGGCAGGTGGCATTAGAACGTAAGCTGATTCATGTGAAGTTACATAGCTGGGGTCAAGAAACGTGGCGAACGGTGTGGAGCGGGCTGGTAATGGGACTAGTGGTGTCTATTGCAGCCATATTGTTAGGGGTATCCTTATCAGGTACAGCTGTAGCCTGCATTTGGGTAGTTAGTGTGCTGTTATCGCTATTGCGTGTACGGTATTTGTGCTTTGCTTATTCTATAGGTCTACTAGGCGTGATTCAATTTGTATTGTCTTTCTTTCCGGATGCCTTACATAGCGGAACGGTCGGAAATATTACAACAGCCATACGGGAGATGGATATTCCCGCCTTGCTTGTGCTAGCTGCGCTACTGCACATGGCGGAGGCGCTACTGGCCCGCTGGCAAGGGGCGAAGCTTGCGACACCCCTCTTCTTGAAGGGCAAGCGCGGCATGGTCGTCGGCGGCTATCAGCTGCAGGCTTTCTGGCCGCTGCCGTTGTTCCTGCTGATCCCTTCGGGCGCAGGAACGGATCTGCCATGGCAGTCGCTGCTGGGCGGCGGGCTTGGCATTGTCTCTTTGCCCGTCATCATCGGCTTTAGCGAGATGACACAGGGCATGTTGCCCGGGCGCAAGGCGGCCCGCACTTCAGGACGGCTGCTGATTTACAGCATCGTCCTGCTCGGCTTAAGCCTGCTTGCCGCTTGGTGGAGCCCGCTGACCCTGCTCGCGGCGCTCGCAGCGATGGTGCTGCACGAAGGGTTAAGCTGGTACAGCGCTCTGGAAGAGCGCAGCATCAGCCCCATCTTCGTGCATCCACCGCGCGGCCGCAAGGTGCTGGCCGTGCTGCCGGGCAGTCCCGGGCAGGAGCTGGGCATTCTGCCCGGCGAGATTTTACTGAAGGTCAACGGGGTCCTGTTGACCGATGCCGCGCAGCTACATGAGGCGCTGCGCATGAATCCAGCGTTCTGCAAGCTGGAGGTGCAGAACCGTGAAGGGGAGAGCAAATACCTTCAGAGCCCGATCTACGACGGGGACCATCATCAGCTCGGCATCATTCTGGTACCGGAGACAGATGGAGCGGTTACTGCGGAGGCGAAGCCTTCTAGCATCTTCAGCATCATCGCGATGAAGACAGGTACTCGCAGTCGCAATCTTCCGAGCGGCCGACTCAAACGGAACAAAGCTGCTGAAGCCAAGAAGGAATCAGCGGAAGGATAA
- a CDS encoding response regulator transcription factor, whose amino-acid sequence MIKLMIVDDDPFIRQSLQVLIGMDPDIEVIGAASDGNEALNLLQAGEVADVILMDIRMPGCDGVEGTEKIKQAFPQVSILMLTTFDDDEYIIEALRNGASGYLLKNIPPDRIIQGVKTVNEGNMLIHPDIARKLATFLQPATRLESPQAQPLESFGLTKMELAVVASIAEGHTNKEIAGQLFLSEGTVKNYITDILSKLELRDRTQIAIFYLKNGRG is encoded by the coding sequence ATGATTAAATTGATGATTGTAGATGACGATCCTTTTATTCGCCAAAGTCTACAAGTACTGATAGGGATGGACCCAGATATTGAAGTGATCGGAGCTGCGAGTGACGGAAACGAGGCCTTGAATTTGCTCCAAGCGGGGGAAGTGGCGGATGTGATACTGATGGATATTCGGATGCCCGGCTGTGATGGTGTTGAAGGGACAGAGAAAATTAAGCAGGCTTTTCCTCAAGTTTCAATACTGATGCTAACTACGTTTGATGACGATGAGTATATCATTGAAGCGCTGCGCAACGGAGCCAGTGGATATTTGCTCAAAAACATACCACCAGACCGTATCATACAAGGCGTCAAAACAGTCAATGAAGGTAACATGCTGATCCACCCTGATATCGCGCGCAAACTGGCCACCTTTCTACAGCCCGCAACCCGCCTTGAATCTCCACAGGCACAGCCACTGGAATCTTTCGGATTAACCAAAATGGAGCTGGCCGTTGTCGCCTCTATCGCTGAGGGGCATACCAACAAAGAAATCGCCGGACAGCTATTCCTAAGCGAAGGTACGGTCAAAAATTACATAACGGATATTCTAAGCAAATTAGAGCTGCGAGATCGAACGCAAATCGCTATCTTTTATTTGAAGAATGGGCGGGGATAG
- a CDS encoding S41 family peptidase — MLKKSTAAFMIIAALLCGSLVTLGVTGYTHVFGQAAGQGLASALQVAGLQQKESQKLGTALSLIESNYYETVDREKLIDGAVNGMMEALGDPYSNYMGKETAEKFEESIEGSFSGIGAEVSSDNGKVVVVSPIKGSPAEKAGIQAKDIILSVNGESLEGMDLNAAVAKIRGPKGSKATLKIQRSGSAEPLEFALTRDDVKLETVYSTMEKDGVGVIEVTQFSLNTAERFKEELGKLEKQGMKGLVIDVRNDPGGVLPIVIEMAEEFVPAGKNIVQIEYKDKKREVSTSKGSSKAYPVVVLMNKGSASASEILAGALQQSAGAKLIGDNSFGKGTVQTSFDKQLGDGSLLKVTIAKWLTPDGTWIHGKGIKPDIAVAQPDYFSVAPINKSVTLQYNMNNADVKSAQTMLDGLGYKPGRKDGYFDAGTKNAVKKFQSVAKLQVTGMIDAKTAEALEVALIKVIQDPANDNQRNRGIAEIQKEIQAAASKK, encoded by the coding sequence ATGTTAAAAAAAAGCACCGCGGCGTTTATGATTATCGCTGCCCTGCTATGCGGTAGTTTAGTAACCTTGGGCGTGACGGGTTATACTCATGTCTTTGGACAAGCTGCAGGACAAGGATTAGCCTCTGCGTTGCAGGTTGCAGGTCTACAGCAGAAGGAATCCCAGAAGCTTGGGACTGCTCTTAGTTTGATTGAGAGCAATTACTACGAGACGGTAGATCGGGAGAAGCTGATAGATGGTGCTGTCAACGGTATGATGGAAGCGCTAGGCGATCCCTATTCCAACTATATGGGCAAAGAAACTGCTGAGAAATTTGAAGAGAGCATTGAGGGTTCCTTTTCAGGTATCGGTGCAGAAGTCTCTTCAGATAACGGCAAGGTAGTCGTGGTCTCCCCAATCAAGGGTTCACCTGCTGAAAAAGCAGGAATTCAGGCCAAAGATATCATTCTGTCCGTTAACGGAGAATCGCTAGAAGGTATGGATCTGAATGCAGCTGTTGCGAAGATCCGCGGACCTAAAGGCAGTAAGGCTACTTTGAAAATACAACGTTCCGGCTCTGCCGAGCCTCTGGAGTTCGCTCTTACTCGGGATGATGTGAAGCTTGAGACGGTCTACTCGACCATGGAAAAAGACGGAGTAGGTGTAATCGAAGTCACTCAGTTCTCCCTAAATACCGCAGAACGATTCAAGGAAGAGCTTGGGAAGCTAGAGAAGCAAGGCATGAAGGGATTGGTCATTGACGTTCGTAATGATCCAGGCGGTGTCCTCCCAATTGTTATTGAAATGGCTGAAGAGTTCGTTCCAGCTGGCAAAAACATAGTGCAAATAGAGTACAAAGATAAAAAACGCGAAGTTAGTACCTCCAAGGGATCGAGCAAGGCTTATCCAGTAGTAGTGCTAATGAATAAAGGTAGCGCGAGCGCCTCGGAAATATTGGCGGGTGCCTTGCAGCAGTCAGCGGGAGCTAAGCTAATTGGTGATAATTCATTTGGTAAGGGCACGGTGCAGACGAGCTTTGACAAACAGCTTGGAGACGGCAGCTTGCTGAAGGTTACCATTGCTAAATGGCTTACACCGGACGGTACATGGATTCACGGCAAGGGGATTAAACCGGATATCGCGGTAGCGCAGCCGGATTACTTCTCAGTGGCTCCGATTAACAAGAGCGTGACGCTGCAATATAACATGAACAACGCTGATGTGAAGAGTGCACAGACGATGCTGGATGGCTTAGGTTACAAGCCTGGTCGTAAAGATGGCTATTTCGATGCTGGCACTAAGAACGCAGTGAAGAAATTCCAAAGTGTAGCGAAACTTCAAGTCACAGGCATGATTGATGCCAAGACCGCGGAGGCGCTGGAGGTGGCACTGATCAAGGTGATCCAGGACCCTGCCAACGACAACCAACGGAATAGAGGGATTGCTGAGATTCAGAAGGAAATTCAGGCGGCAGCGTCGAAAAAGTAA
- a CDS encoding cation:proton antiporter produces the protein MEFVLYLMLIILFTKLAGDLSVRLGQPSVLGKLIVGIILGPAVLGWIQNGEFIHYFSEIGVLLLMFIAGLETDLDQLRKNWKSAFAVAVGGIILPFLGGFAMGEMFGFAYHNAMFMGVILSATSVSISVQVLKDMNKLNTREGSTILGAAVVDDILVVILLAVLMSFFGTGESVSIGLLITKKVLFFAVALVVGWFVVPRVMKWMAPLKVTEAVIAAALMICFAFAYFAEIMGMAGIIGAFAAGIAISQTSFKHTVESKLEPIAYSIFVPVFFVSIGLNVSFEGVGSQLGFVLLLTVVAILTKLFGGGLGARLTGFNNHSSLIIGSGMISRGEVALIIAATGLQSGLLQQQYFTSVIIVVIVTTLVTPPLLKFMFRDPVRAEGK, from the coding sequence ATGGAGTTTGTTCTATATCTTATGCTGATTATACTATTCACCAAGCTAGCTGGTGATTTATCTGTAAGACTGGGACAACCGTCGGTACTGGGTAAGCTAATTGTCGGTATTATACTGGGTCCTGCGGTACTGGGTTGGATTCAGAATGGAGAATTTATTCATTATTTTTCGGAGATCGGTGTGCTATTGTTAATGTTTATAGCAGGGCTTGAGACAGATCTGGATCAACTGCGCAAGAATTGGAAGTCAGCTTTCGCTGTAGCTGTCGGAGGTATTATTTTACCTTTTCTAGGTGGATTCGCCATGGGAGAAATGTTTGGTTTTGCTTATCATAATGCAATGTTTATGGGCGTCATTCTTAGTGCAACATCGGTCAGCATATCGGTTCAGGTGCTGAAGGATATGAATAAGCTGAACACCCGTGAAGGTTCTACCATTCTGGGAGCCGCTGTAGTTGATGATATTCTTGTTGTTATTTTGCTCGCTGTATTAATGAGCTTTTTCGGCACAGGAGAATCAGTGTCCATTGGTCTTTTGATTACGAAAAAGGTATTGTTCTTCGCTGTAGCGCTTGTTGTGGGTTGGTTCGTTGTGCCGCGGGTTATGAAATGGATGGCTCCGCTAAAGGTGACTGAGGCTGTTATCGCAGCGGCGCTAATGATTTGCTTTGCGTTCGCGTATTTTGCTGAAATTATGGGGATGGCAGGCATCATCGGTGCTTTTGCAGCTGGGATTGCAATTTCACAAACCTCCTTTAAGCACACTGTGGAATCTAAGCTTGAGCCTATTGCCTATTCAATTTTTGTTCCGGTCTTCTTTGTCAGTATCGGACTTAATGTTTCCTTTGAAGGGGTTGGCAGTCAACTAGGATTTGTCCTCTTGTTGACGGTGGTTGCCATTCTGACCAAGTTGTTCGGCGGTGGTCTGGGTGCGCGTCTTACAGGTTTTAATAACCATTCGTCGCTTATTATTGGTTCAGGGATGATTTCGCGGGGTGAGGTTGCATTGATCATCGCGGCAACAGGTCTGCAAAGCGGATTGTTGCAGCAACAGTATTTTACTTCCGTAATTATTGTTGTCATTGTAACTACACTTGTAACACCACCACTATTGAAATTTATGTTCCGTGATCCGGTGCGTGCGGAAGGGAAATAA
- a CDS encoding ABC transporter permease, whose translation MNTWTIMIYELRRLFSSRSMILNMFLLPLLLIFLLGASLSGVVGDKGSSTIDVVRVAVVNPSSEGYESSAMMDSFLKSTELKDIITPIIVNSREAAESGLRTGKYGYAVVVPPGFDSTVQSGEAAQLEFILGQKSTDNMVAGTVFDNFLRNLNYKQSVAMTLGPEALNVMAPSSTSNEPSVKLGELSEGGYSYTSSQFYAVSMMLMFLLYSGLTVCTSLFNEKENHTLFRINSMPVKGSELFIGKMLGVGVVSIVQCAAIIILTNVLFGVNWGNRPGLLLLFCLLMIVASMTLSIVISMFSKTGASARSVVTLLTVSMTFISGGMAPLPESWVNSIGAFTINHWAMQAILKMMLHADVSQIMPNLGVLSLICLVLFSAAAISYRKVGYHG comes from the coding sequence ATGAATACTTGGACGATTATGATCTATGAGCTGCGAAGATTATTTAGCTCACGCTCTATGATATTAAATATGTTTTTGCTGCCCCTGTTATTGATCTTTCTCTTAGGTGCTTCGCTATCTGGTGTCGTTGGTGACAAAGGCTCCTCTACTATAGATGTTGTGCGAGTGGCAGTTGTTAATCCTTCTAGCGAGGGCTATGAAAGCTCGGCGATGATGGACAGTTTTTTGAAATCAACTGAGCTTAAGGATATCATTACCCCGATTATAGTGAATAGTCGAGAGGCGGCAGAAAGCGGTCTGCGAACAGGGAAATACGGTTATGCGGTTGTTGTCCCTCCAGGCTTTGATAGTACGGTACAGAGCGGTGAAGCCGCACAGCTGGAATTTATACTGGGCCAAAAAAGTACAGACAACATGGTGGCAGGGACGGTATTCGATAATTTTCTGAGGAATCTTAATTATAAACAGTCTGTGGCAATGACACTGGGTCCAGAAGCTTTGAACGTTATGGCACCTAGTTCCACCAGTAATGAGCCTTCCGTAAAGCTTGGAGAACTGAGCGAGGGAGGATATTCATATACTTCTTCCCAGTTCTATGCGGTATCCATGATGCTGATGTTTTTGCTGTATAGCGGTTTGACGGTATGTACTTCTCTTTTTAATGAAAAAGAAAATCATACCCTTTTCCGAATAAATTCAATGCCAGTCAAAGGCTCAGAATTGTTTATTGGCAAAATGCTTGGTGTGGGTGTTGTAAGTATAGTACAGTGCGCAGCGATTATTATTCTGACGAATGTGCTGTTCGGCGTGAATTGGGGGAATCGCCCGGGCTTGTTACTCCTATTTTGTTTGCTGATGATTGTGGCTTCGATGACCTTATCTATCGTTATTTCTATGTTCAGTAAGACTGGAGCAAGCGCAAGGAGTGTCGTTACACTGCTGACAGTAAGTATGACCTTCATTAGCGGAGGGATGGCACCTCTTCCGGAATCGTGGGTGAATTCTATAGGGGCGTTTACGATTAACCATTGGGCAATGCAGGCTATTTTGAAAATGATGTTACATGCCGATGTATCGCAAATCATGCCGAATTTGGGAGTTTTATCGTTAATTTGTCTAGTGTTGTTTAGTGCAGCGGCTATTTCGTACCGGAAGGTGGGTTATCATGGATAA
- a CDS encoding L-rhamnose mutarotase produces MSSNKLAWTWRVKEECLEEYVAMHLNPWPEVLEEHSKAGISNYSIFQNDNQFFYCFECEETEAAFDYIAKSDACNRWNAITSKMVEGSFDFNDAVPMLPLREVFYLK; encoded by the coding sequence ATGAGCAGCAATAAATTGGCTTGGACATGGCGGGTGAAGGAAGAATGTCTGGAAGAGTATGTAGCGATGCATTTAAATCCTTGGCCAGAAGTTTTGGAGGAGCACAGTAAGGCTGGTATTTCTAACTATTCCATCTTTCAGAATGACAATCAGTTTTTTTATTGCTTTGAATGTGAGGAAACGGAAGCGGCTTTCGATTACATTGCTAAAAGTGATGCCTGCAACCGATGGAATGCCATTACTTCAAAGATGGTTGAAGGGTCATTTGATTTCAATGATGCGGTGCCAATGTTGCCTTTACGCGAAGTCTTCTATCTAAAATAG
- a CDS encoding sensor histidine kinase — protein MTREITLLRYLLIIVPACISIYIYPYADYGIFTLHILMLLFLVVIVPKLPRSFHALLSIVEILFTAWLCYQYGSIMIFPAISALLYYSRLQPQAVPLVFTVVHLITLNIALWDSPQLIITFINITFLLIAYLNELLQRTGRGRENTLLLYDELRKKHFELDEARNRLLEFNAQIEDAAQSKERVRISRQLHDDIGHRLIRIKMMMEAALLTLPTSPESGMKMLGLIRDQLSASMDDMRSAVRRINYTPQLEGAYALDRLLEETGRDTGIETSYQVHGIPYPLYPSIQVILYKNAREAITNALRHGKATEITIKVDFSDIGVTMEVSNNGTLPEGNKLTKLPESGGVGMKGMLERTQLIGGTLELRQESQFTIVTRLPIYRQGEIV, from the coding sequence GTGACTAGAGAGATAACCCTATTGCGTTACTTACTCATCATAGTTCCTGCTTGTATTAGCATTTATATCTATCCATATGCCGACTATGGAATCTTCACATTGCATATTCTGATGCTTCTATTTCTTGTGGTCATAGTGCCAAAGCTCCCCCGTTCCTTTCATGCCTTATTAAGCATCGTAGAAATACTGTTCACCGCCTGGTTATGTTACCAGTATGGCAGCATAATGATTTTCCCGGCGATTTCGGCATTGCTTTATTATTCCAGACTTCAGCCCCAAGCTGTGCCTCTCGTGTTTACGGTTGTGCATCTGATTACCTTGAACATTGCCCTCTGGGATTCCCCACAGCTCATAATCACTTTCATCAACATTACTTTTCTGCTCATCGCCTATCTCAACGAATTGTTACAGCGGACTGGTCGGGGCCGCGAGAACACCCTTCTTCTATACGATGAGCTGCGAAAAAAGCATTTCGAGCTGGATGAAGCCCGCAACCGCCTGCTGGAGTTTAACGCCCAAATAGAAGATGCAGCCCAGTCCAAAGAACGGGTTCGCATCTCCCGCCAGCTCCATGACGACATTGGCCACCGCCTCATTCGTATTAAAATGATGATGGAAGCCGCACTACTCACCTTACCCACCTCCCCTGAGAGCGGGATGAAGATGTTGGGGCTCATTCGAGATCAGCTGTCAGCCAGCATGGACGATATGCGCTCCGCAGTTAGGCGTATCAACTATACGCCACAATTAGAGGGAGCTTACGCGTTAGATCGTCTGCTCGAAGAGACAGGACGTGATACGGGAATCGAGACCTCATACCAAGTGCATGGGATACCTTATCCGTTATATCCTAGTATTCAGGTGATCTTGTATAAGAACGCCCGGGAAGCCATAACCAATGCCCTACGTCACGGAAAAGCAACGGAGATTACGATTAAAGTCGACTTCAGTGATATTGGAGTTACGATGGAGGTCAGCAACAACGGGACACTTCCCGAAGGCAATAAGCTAACCAAACTGCCGGAAAGTGGTGGGGTCGGGATGAAAGGAATGTTAGAACGAACGCAGCTGATCGGTGGAACCTTGGAACTACGGCAGGAGTCTCAATTCACCATTGTTACGCGGTTGCCCATTTATAGGCAGGGAGAGATTGTATAG